Within the Eucalyptus grandis isolate ANBG69807.140 chromosome 1, ASM1654582v1, whole genome shotgun sequence genome, the region gcCGGTTTGTTATTTTCACCcttgaaaaaaagaatgtaaGGATTTCCTGCGTTATTGGTGAGGTTACCTCCATTCGCCTTGGCTCCACCGGCGACGGTTGCTGCTCCGGCGAAGAAGAGTCTCCGACGCCTCGTCCAGTTGCGTGCTTTTCTTCGCTGTCttctctttttcgttttccCCTGCATCTGAACCTAACCTAAAAATCTTCTCTCAGGCTTTTCGGATTCCGTTTGCTCAGATGAACCGAACTGGGTTTTCTTCCATGCGTCCACAAACACATGGAGAGTTCTGACGTTCTGGGTGGAGAGTTCACTCAGTAGAGCTCGAGTCACCGAGTTGACTGAGTCAAGAACACCGCGAACTCGAAACCCGAGATGACCGAACCGTGGTGGACTTTTCCTATTCGAAGTCCACGATGGACTTTATGATTTCGGGCCAAGAACTCCGACAAGGAGTTTTAAACCAACTTCCGTGCAGCAAGGGCTTTGCATGAATGATTCAACACGGGAACGTAATCTGCAACATGGGTTTGAAACTTTCATGTGCAGAGCTTATAAATAATTAACTTGGGTCGGGTTGGTTCGGCGGATCAAACTTGACGTCTATATAACAACGGCAAAGCATAAGCATTTCATAGGATTTGTAAGCTATTGAACCAAAGAATACCATTAGCTGAGCAGAGAGTGAGCCGTCGGTTTTGCTTTTTGGCAATGAGTACCTCTGCTTGTAATCGGTGGACATAcgatgtgttcttgagctttagaggagAAGATACTCGCAGAAGATTCACCGGCCACCTTTACTCTGCCTTGGAAGATGCAGGAATCAAAGCTTTCAGAGACGACAAGGCTCTTCCAAGAGGAGAGACGATCTCATCCAAACTTTTGCAAGCTATAGAAGAGTGGAGGATATCCATTATTGTTTTCTCGACGAATTATGCTGATTCGAGGTGGTGTCTGGAAGAGCTTGAGAAGATAATGGAGGTCAAGGAAATGCATGGACGGTTGGTCCTTCCTGTGTTCTTTGACGTTAATCCTTTAGAAGTGCGGAAACACACTGGTAGTTTTGCCCGAGCACTTGCTGAACATGAAGCCTATTTCGAGGAAGAGAGGGACAGAGTCGACAGGTGGAGGACAGCTCTTACAAAAGCAGGAAATTTATCGGGCTGGGATCTGAAGGATTTTGCAAATGGGTAATTTTGCTGAACTTTTTCAGAGGTCTTCATTAAAATTCTTTGTTGACTAAGCTTTGATGGAACTAACAACTACTAGTTCATTTCTTATGCGCTTTCACGAGCGGCATCGGCTACCTTGATGCTGGAGAGACATGGATCAACCCAACCCGTCTTTACTTTAGTTCCTCTACCTTGTTTTACTGATGTATTCTGCATCAATTCCGTTTTGACATACAGGCATGAGGCTATACTCATCAAGGTCATCGTAAACAAGGTATTGCAAGAATTGCCATACGCATACCTGGATGTTCCACCATTCAGGGTTGGACTTGAAACTCgattagagaaaataaaatcattgcTAAACCTACGCTCGGATGAGGTGCTCTTCATGGGAATCTGCGGAAGAGAAGGAATTGGCAAGATGACAATAGCTGAAGCTGTTTATGACTGTTTCTTTCACGCCTTTGAAGGGAGAAGTTATCTTTCGAATGTGAGGCAACCAAATGATCTGATTAGCTTGCAAGAGCAATTTCTTTCAGACATTGTGAAGCATAGATGCATAAAAATACACAATATTCGTATGAGAATTAGTGTTGTTAAGAGAACTTTATGCAAGAAAAGGGTTTTATTTTGCTGGACGATGTGAGGGATTCTGTGCAAATAAAAGCAGTAGCTAGAGAATGTCATTGGTTTGGTTCTGGCAGTAGGATCATAATAACATGGAGAGGTCAAAATTTACTGCAGGACTTAGATGGGGTTGGCACTTATATGGTTGAGTAGTTGGATGACGATAATGCCCTTCAACTTTTCAGTTGGCATGCCCTTAGTGATTCTCATCCCAAAGAAGAATTCATGGAACTTTCAAAAGAGATTGCAAGTCATTGTAAAGGAGAACCCTCAGCTCGGAAGTCTTGGtttgtttctttaaaaataGAAGTTTGTTTGGATGGAGAAGAGCATTTGTACATCTGAAGAGGACAGGTTTTGATTCGCTCTGCAGTGACAGAGAAGGATAAATTACCCCGCATTGCCAAAAGCCCCTTTCATTGCAGTCTCTCAAAGTGCTATGGTGCAAACAGTTTTCGCCAGAGAAGGTGCCTAGCAAATGTCAGTTAAAAGAAGTTGATGTACCATAAGTTGCTTTAGGCCTTGGGAAATGAGATTGCCCGGGAAGAATATTCTAAAAACCCCAGCAACATCGGGACGACATTGGTGAGTGTAGGACACGAAGATTGGTCTATGAATTAGTGAGATTCATGCTTTTGTGATCTAAGAAATAAGCATGTTTACCTATTGCAATTTACATAATGTTAACAGGAAGGAGCTCTTACTAAAGATCTAGATAAACTCTAAAGCTCATCACACTGAGTAAGCATAATTTCCTTGCTCCTGGCCCCTTCTAAAATGCTGCCCCTTTTCTCTGCAGAAAACAAGGCAGAAGGAAAGCCAACTGCGGGATCCCAAGATAGAAACTTCGACAATGTACCTGGAGGC harbors:
- the LOC120286886 gene encoding disease resistance protein RPV1-like, with product MSTSACNRWTYDVFLSFRGEDTRRRFTGHLYSALEDAGIKAFRDDKALPRGETISSKLLQAIEEWRISIIVFSTNYADSRWCLEELEKIMEVKEMHGRLVLPVFFDVNPLEVRKHTGSFARALAEHEAYFEEERDRVDRWRTALTKAGNLSGWDLKDFANGHEAILIKVIVNKVLQELPYAYLDVPPFRVGLETRLEKIKSLLNLRSDEVLFMGICGREGIGKMTIAEAVYDCFFHAFEGRSYLSNVRQPNDLISLQEQFLSDIVKHRCIKIHNIRMRISVVKRTLCKKRVLFCWTM